A region from the Vicia villosa cultivar HV-30 ecotype Madison, WI linkage group LG3, Vvil1.0, whole genome shotgun sequence genome encodes:
- the LOC131655390 gene encoding purine permease 3-like: MEIQFVIGLFATLFCTVGMIANNDFKVIPREARNFGLGEKTYYVVLVMSTMFWQAFFLGAIGVIFCGSSLLSGILIAVFLPVTEVLAVIFYKERFQAEKGVSLVLSLWGFVSYFYGEIEQDKEKKKKRAVETEMGHSLEVLPAP; this comes from the exons ATGGAAATTCAGTTTGTTATCGGTTTGTTTGCTACTCTCTTTTGCACGGTCGGCATGATAGCAAATAACGATTTTAAG GTGATTCCTAGGGAGGCAAGGAATTTTGGACTAGGGGAAAAGACATACTATGTGGTGTTGGTGATGAGTACAATGTTTTGGCAGGCGTTTTTCTTGGGAGCAATAGGAGTTATTTTTTGTGGTTCATCTTTGTTATCGGGTATTTTGATAGCTGTTTTTTTGCCGGTAACTGAAGTGTTGGCGGTAATATTTTATAAAGAGAGATTTCAAGCTGAGAAAGGGGTTTCTCTTGTACTTTCTCTTTGGGGTTTTGTGTCTTATTTTTATGGTGAGATTGAACAAGataaggaaaagaagaagaaacgtGCTGTGGAGACAGAGATGGGTCATAGTCTTGAAGTACTACCTGCTCCGTGA